One genomic segment of Pleurocapsa minor HA4230-MV1 includes these proteins:
- a CDS encoding 1-acyl-sn-glycerol-3-phosphate acyltransferase, producing MAQAQSSLEFIPPAYSPVIWHIAKAINPFWLRYNHSVVRVEVDRAGELIDLYHQFQQGKMRFLLAFRHPTVIDPPCLAQLLWNQLPSLAQQTGVSLRSPVHAHFIYDRGIPLWAGAKVGWGISQLGGTPIRRGAVDRAGLRSIRELFVNGQFPLAAAPEGATNGHNEIVSPIEPGIAQFGFWCQEDLIKAKRDEAVAIAPIGIRYFYQTAPWQYLDELLTKLEVDSGLPATPNRTMGLVNGKTPNENQQTELYQRLITLAEHLLALMEDFYRKFYQQQLESSQDLSQRLQALLDAALKVAEQSFGLKSNGSISDRCRRVEQAGWNRIYREDISKLTNLAPAVKGLADLVASEAELRLWHMRLVETFVSVTGNYLAENLSAERFADTILLLWTMVTRLKGDSKAKTPYLGKKWVKITAMPPFLIVDYWKPYQTNRRQAVADLTQDLQQALENSISNQ from the coding sequence ATGGCCCAAGCCCAGTCTTCCTTGGAGTTTATTCCTCCCGCTTATAGCCCAGTTATTTGGCACATCGCTAAGGCAATCAATCCCTTTTGGTTACGCTATAACCACAGTGTTGTTAGGGTTGAGGTAGATCGTGCGGGGGAATTAATCGATCTATATCATCAGTTTCAACAGGGGAAGATGCGGTTTCTGCTGGCATTTCGTCATCCCACCGTGATCGATCCTCCTTGTCTGGCTCAATTATTGTGGAATCAATTGCCCAGCTTGGCACAGCAAACAGGAGTTTCTTTGCGATCGCCTGTACATGCTCATTTTATCTACGATCGCGGTATTCCCCTATGGGCAGGAGCAAAAGTCGGCTGGGGCATTTCTCAGCTGGGGGGGACTCCTATTCGGCGTGGAGCAGTTGATCGGGCGGGTTTGCGCTCAATTCGAGAGTTGTTTGTCAATGGACAGTTTCCCCTGGCTGCTGCCCCCGAAGGAGCGACTAATGGTCATAATGAAATAGTTAGTCCGATTGAGCCTGGTATTGCCCAGTTTGGCTTTTGGTGTCAAGAAGATTTAATCAAAGCAAAACGAGATGAAGCAGTAGCGATCGCGCCGATCGGAATTAGGTATTTCTATCAAACAGCACCTTGGCAATATTTAGATGAGTTATTGACTAAACTAGAAGTTGATAGCGGTTTACCAGCTACTCCCAACCGCACCATGGGATTAGTTAATGGTAAAACGCCGAATGAGAATCAACAAACGGAACTTTATCAACGGCTAATTACCCTAGCCGAACATCTTTTAGCTTTAATGGAAGATTTTTATCGCAAATTCTATCAACAGCAGCTAGAGTCTAGTCAAGACTTATCCCAACGTTTACAAGCTCTATTGGATGCAGCTTTAAAAGTCGCAGAACAATCATTTGGTCTCAAGTCTAACGGCAGTATTAGCGATCGCTGTCGTCGAGTTGAACAAGCAGGCTGGAATCGTATCTATCGTGAAGATATCTCAAAATTAACCAATCTCGCTCCCGCAGTTAAAGGATTGGCTGATTTGGTTGCTTCAGAAGCCGAATTGCGACTATGGCATATGAGGCTAGTAGAAACCTTTGTCAGCGTTACGGGGAATTATTTAGCAGAAAATCTCAGCGCCGAAAGATTTGCCGATACAATTTTACTACTGTGGACTATGGTCACTAGATTAAAGGGAGATTCTAAAGCTAAAACTCCCTATCTGGGCAAAAAATGGGTAAAAATTACCGCCATGCCCCCATTTTTAATTGTTGACTATTGGAAACCATATCAAACTAATCGTCGTCAAGCCGTAGCCGACCTAACTCAAGATTTACAACAGGCTTTAGAAAATTCAATCAGTAATCAGTAA